The DNA segment CTGACGGTTCCCGTCGGTCGTCGGTAGGACACAGTCAGTGTGGCGTGTGTTTATCTCCCCGTCTCATCACCACATATCTCAGGAGCTGAGCGTCTGATTCGTACGTTCCAATGAGTATGTGTCTGCTCGTTGAAGGGTCTTGAGGCTCTCCAACATACCGCGTATGCTACGAAGGCAGCATCGGCGTTCGCTTCGGCTCGCAACACACGATCGTTGGGATGCGCTCTTGCCACCGCCTTCAGCCGCTGTAGCGCTCTGGTTCCAGCGGCCATGGCGCCCGTGGACCCGGAGCCGGCCCCGGTGCTAGCGGTCCCGGCGGCGCTGCGCAGCGCAGCCAGGGCGCTGCCTAACTCCAGCCGCGCGCCCGCACTGCCGCCAGAATAGCCTCGAAGTGCTTCTACACACCATGACGTGCCCCTGACAATAtctcttatataattaactggAATGGAACGGGACATTTCGAGCTCACAGCTTCGGTCATGTCAGTCGACggtgattttaaaatgtttcccATTAGTACTCGATGTATGCTATGATCTCTGACATAACTGGCTACATACCCAGCGTCTTCGTCCCGTGCGAGGGCGGCGGCGGCCAGCGCCAGACAGCGCTCGGCGAGGGCGGAGGCTGCGCGGGACCATCTCGACAGACGATCACCTCGCACCACGTCCCGGACCACACACTCGTAAGGATCGTTCTCCTGAACACACCACGACATTAAGGTTAAAAGCGCGGGAGTCACGggagatattatatttgtagctTAAGGAATATACGTGTTCGGCCACAAGGACGAAAGGTACGAACATCATCTATAGCAATGTCGTGATGATACGTCGGAGGCTCCACGTCCAACATGGCGTGGAAAGCTGCCTTCCCACCCTCGGCATCGTCCAGAGCGACCGAGCACAGCACCAAGTGAAGACCTGATGAGGACAATTATAAGACTGATACACAGCAGGATACAACTCCCGCGTCCCGAACTATAATTTGGTTACCCGTCTGAAAGTCGCCCTGCTCTTGCATGATGTGCTGGAAATTAGTGACAGCATCACGAAACTTGCCCATCCGCACGAGCAGGAGACCAATATTATGCATCACTTTCATTCTAAAAAAGACGTTTCAAGGTCAATTCAAaggttgatatttaaattgcagGTTTTGAGTCATTTCGCTAACCTCAGATCTTTCTCCGCTGTAGGAGTTTGGTCCAGAGCCATTCGATAAAGTTTCAATGCTTTCGGATGTTCGCCCATCTTGAAATGTATATTTCCCATGTTGACCTGTTCAacaacggttttttttttattattttttctctattcaaaaataacaacaacgAAAACCCTCACCTTAAGTCTATTTGCGTGAGGAAAGAGTTTGTTCCTGGTGAGAAGTTGGTAAGTGTTAAGGGCCTCAGTGTACATTTCATTGAGGGCGTACTGGTCGGCCAGATTACAAAGTACCTGCGGAGCGAGGCTTCAGACGTGATCACCGACCACAATGATGATGCAAGGTCACATCGGAATATAAAACACTTACGGCAAACGTCAAATCCAAATTATGCGTGTCGCCCAAATTGGCTTGCTCCTGCATTCTAATCAACTGTCTCTCCAGGGTTGATGCTTCTTGTGCTTTCGCTAACGCCTTAAGGGATTAGAATAAGGTACTTTAGTAGCAATACACAAATATGGTTATGAAAATGACTTCGGTGTCCTCTGAGACAGTGTAAGATAGTGTGGCACAACACAATTACAGACCTGACTTAAATTTTGTTCTCTCGTGCTGTCGTTCTCGTCGTCCGTGTCTCTCCTGGCGACCAGCACGCACGATTCCTCGACCAGGATCATGATCTTCGCTTCCATTTGCTTTACTTTGTCTTCAATCCTGAAAcgagaaatatttctttaagttgGTAACAGTATTTAATGTTCCTTACATTTTACGATTGGACACTATTTATGAGAACTCctcaagaaataaaaaatgctatGTCTAGAAAACCttgagtattatttaatattctctctctctctcttgaATTCAACTAAGTAATCGCAGGTATCAAACtttctcattaatataaaataatatgtttttaatactaaaataacgTTCAGTGAATACtgaattgaaattcaaatacaaatgTGCCATGAACTCGCCGACGGTAGCACCACTAATACTAACACCTGCAACAATCGGAATAGTGACGGAAACGCGATATTCCAGCTGTAACAGGATAGGAGACGCCTGCTGGTGTCGAtgcatattttgtatttgagtTTCAATTGGATGTTTATAATCTGTATCATATCCTAACGTGTCCTCCTTCCGCTCGTCTCTGGGCGCGTCCTTGCCCGAGGAGTACCCTGCGGCCCGCAGCGCCGTCACGGGTCGAGCTGAACCCGTCCGGGCGCCGCGCACACTCACCGTCCCCACGCGGAACATCTGACATTAGCACATactatttacaaaattcacGAAAACAACAAATACAGACACTGAGAACAGAAATGCCAATTTACAGGAGAACAAACAGTTATACGCGTATCAATCAGGTCATTGCTATAGTTCACGTTATGAAAGAGAGAGGTATGAACAGAACTAACGCCAGTGCCCATCCTGCTCGCGGCCTGCCTTCCTACGTTGGCCGTTCGCATGGTCTGCTGGAACACCTGATCCTCTCGGAGGGTCTTGGTGTCCAGAGCCGGGGACACCTCGTTGAATCCTTTATATAATTCGTCTTCATCGTCGATAACCACGGCAGTCCTGGGCGGCTTGAAACCTCCCTGCCGGGACACGCCGTGTCTCGACCCCAACATCGTTttagtgtaataataaatacagattttatttaatatttagcgTTTCGACATTGAACGCGGAATGGCGCGCGTGTTGTGATGCTGTCGCCATGGTGACGACATCGAGGCGCAGCGGCGGTTCACAAATCAAGtgcattcattattattattataatttaaggcGAGGTCGCCGCCACGCCTCGCAGTGCTCGGATATACTCTAATCATATTGAATCAGCTGACTAAGTTAGAAAAACATTTACCAAAACTCTCAtactttaaagaatttttcttcgtatattttttgagacgctattttttattataacctcAATATTACGAATAGTCTTTAAATGAGAGCTCGTAACTAAATCGTGAGTGTATTGCTAAAAGAACATAATGGTCTTTgacagaaatgtttttttaatatcgccGACACATTGGGACCGGATCGGAATAGTTTTTGTAGTAATCCTCGCGGATGTTTGCTGGCATTATTTTTGACAAAGCTGTTCAGAAAACACATTGTAACGATTCTAGGAGGAGAATGCTTTTTTCATTAAGTTCAACAATTGAGAAATGTCCAGATAATAACATGCAATAAACTATTACAACCGACTTGACCTTGGCTCGGACGGCTTGAGTGTTAAAGTCACTGGGATAAAACAATACTTCCCGGGCCGGAGTATTGTCGGCTATTCCTTTGGATGTGGTTGTTAGCAGGCAACATGCGGACTGTCGTGAATAAGACGAAcgtgtatttttgtaaatgttttattaatcgtACGCTACCGTCCCATACAATCTGAAACCATCTCGACTGTCGTCCCAAGCGGACGCTCCTCACGTCTGCAGCTCTCTCGGAAGACTCGATCCCTTCCGTCCGCGCGGGAAccattcaaaatattcaatacaaaaataaatattacaatgtcATTTTAAGTAGCGTCTCGGGCGAGCGACGGGCGCCGCCGCCGGGACGCCGGGGGACTAGTTCCAAATGCAAGTGTATGTCTGTCGTTTGTACATCGGTCCTTAGCAGTAAGATAACACCTCGTAAACTCAATACAACACTCAATGTCTAACAGAGATGACTTAGACGGCCACTGAACACTACACTCCGGCCGGAGCCAGCCGCGGCCGACCTCTCGCGGCGCGCCCGGGTGGCCGGCCGGGGCTGCTCCTCCGGTATAATATCTTCTTATTGTATATGTTTTCATCAGTTCCTCATTCACGAGCTCTCCCCTCCCGGTCCGTGGAGGGGACTCACTTAAATCCTAAAACGACTCCCGGGAGTCAATTACGCGAACAAATATAACTAAGATTCCGGCGGACCGCCCGTCCGGCCTGGGCGGGGGCCGAGGCCGGGGGCGAGGGCCGGGGGTCGAGGGTCGCTAGATCTGCGTGGAGAAGCGCGGGCGAGGCAGCTCGAACACGTCGCCGTGCACCGAGCGAGCCAGCGCCTTGATGGAGGCAGCGATGTCCTGAGTCTCCTCCTGACACACAACCACACACACATTAAGTATAGTTAGGGCGGCGGAGGTCATTTCTTCATAGCGGATAGCTGAAGTAGTTCCTCACGAATATaagtatagtaatatatttcctaCTGAACTCGGTCACATACAGACCTCATAATGTCTCTATCAGACGAATCGTGAGATAACACTAGTATAGCCTTTCTAGTGCGCTTCTCTTTGACCGCGGGTGGCCGGAGCCTGACCCTACCCTGGCTCTCATTAATTTCctacataatatttgtatgtccTCACATAATCCTCCTCGTGGGTGATATCCTCTCGTCTGCTCATCACCACGGGGACCCTGACCGGCAGCGAGCGGGCCAGGGACGCGGCCGCAGCCCCGGGACGAGCTCGAGGAGCCATGGACTCATCGTTACTGAGCTCTGAAATGTATGATTATACTGAACCACTGTTACACactaatgatatatatatatgtgtatgtatgtatgtattactAGCAATCATCATGGACAGACACAGAGTCAGCGTCACAAGACTTACGATCTGAATCATAATCCTCATTGTCGGAGGCCATGTAGTTGCAGGAGTCCATTCCttctaaatcaaaaatatcttcaGCATCTAAAGAATCTTCTTCGTGAGGGATTTGAGCGTTTGACTGCAACGAGAAATAGTTTGAAGTTATTGACAATGAATTATGGAACAGAATAGTTGGACAGCGGTCAGCGGCGATTGTGATGACTTGTGacaacattaaatacattgatattaattcCTTGTATCTGCTGATGTTACAATCCAAGCTAGGAGATGCTGGTGATGTGTCTGTATAACGTCAGTGAGATTCACAACTCTCCCGTCTTCCAGAAATGcttcctataaatatattcttataattggTCGACATTTTTGAACAAGTAAACCATGTCCAATGTACGACCAGATGGTAGTTCTGTGAGGAGCTGTCTCAGTGTCTGTCAGAGAACACATCCTCTTCAGCTCCGTCTTCGACCACACTCCTCAGGAGAGCAAACAtttccattttaatataataatgttacctTAACATATTTAGTGAATTTTTTGGCATCTTTGATGGAGGAGAGCCTCCGTCTTTGTAATGTGGGCGAGGGCAGCTTGTCTAAGGAGTTGTTCCAACCGTCATTGTCAAAGTTAGTTCTCGTCTTGTTTATAATACTGTAAACATAATTGAcaattaataatcaattaatgttCTGTTCTTGAATTAGTTTAAGCCTCCATCTTCACTTATAAACCTACctagataatattttgtgatcCCTTTGCGCCCTGACTCTGTACTCTTCATACTCTGCATATTTCTGGTCTTTGAACTGCCTCACGGTTTCCTCGATGGCTTCAAGCTGAGACTCTAACGTCTGATTCAGCTGCTTCTTCAATGCTCCGATGACTTGTAACGATGGAGAGCACCCGTTCCTCTCACTATAATATTGGTTATTTGTgtctatattttctttcatttccACCTCATTCGTCACTTCTGGCACCAGTAAATGAAATACAGGTGAGAAGTTTTCACTCTTCTtcagattatttatatgttcttGTGTCGtctgaaaaattataagaatatgatGATTCAATTGTTATCCTGTAATGAATATTACTCAAGTGAaagcttaattttaatatattcccaatagtttttattcaagTCATGTcaactttatttaatgattgaaGGGTTAACTCACTTGAAGGGGCTTGGCCAATAAAACCAAGTTCCTTTCCTGCAGAAGAGCACGAGTTGTCTGTCTGCAGGCTAGGCAGGTCTCCAGGCTGAAGCGACCAACTATGCGGTGGCCAATTAATGCAGGTTGAACCACATGAGTCTTTAATGAGTTGGCTGGACATGCTAATAGtttctaaaaaataacttcggttttattatttttataacaaattaaatgttttttttttactgtattggtgtttaattttttgtacatacgataataaacatatcacttatatttattctaaaaaccgtattttataaacttccCTAGACAcctgttacataatttatgtacttaattttaaaaatagaaacaaagTAAACAAGTTACCAAAATGACATTTTGTTTTCGaattctgtaaatatttatagtatgcTTTGTGACTTAGAAACAAAATCTGTTAATAAGTAGGTTATTCtatgaattaaaacttaaattatcaattaaaatacagcAAAAGCCCATGAAGTCAaggttaaataatgtttaccgATCGTACCtcactgaaaaaaatatctctttgTTCCGCTAAAGATAACTCCAGTTTCCCGATGTCGAGAATATCTTCTAATTTATCACTTTCCAACGatacatttaaacatttacagaCAAAGAGAGCCATTTTaagtatagaatataaaagaagttttaaaaagaatattaaaatatacaagaacGTAGTACACTCGTACAAAGTAGTTCATTGGATAACGcgtttgttatttatgatatattttcgtacatatatatatagtacctATTTATTGTCATACGACATACACTCGGGTTCGGCAAGGATTTGGGTATTTTAAAGCATCGTTTCAAATATGAACgtaattagttaaaatataagctaTAAATTCGAGTATCAATACACCAAAATCTTCAACATTTCGAATATTGTACGAATCATTTTCTTTCCCTCTCTGAGATTACAATCTTTACTGTTAGTAGAAAGAGATATAAAACTGGTTACGATTATTAAACAACAACCACagtaagcaaaatatttaaagcaaaagATATGCACAGATTAGAAatctagaataaaaattatcacagcGCCTGCCACTTCACCGTcgaatttacttaaaatatgacTATTTATTTGTGACACACACTTGCATGAAAATTACTAAACGtggttttaataacaatattttttctccaAAAGAGATTTCATATGAATTAAGTTTTACAGCCTTTTGAGGATTATCTGTTTATCGATAGCCGATATTTCCGTCTTGTACTATTATAGATAGTAACTGTCAATGTCATAATCAGGTGTCTATTGACAAGTGATACATACATAGGTGTCACCTGCAGGCTGCAAATTGCAGTTGTCAGTTGTCACTTTTAGCTAGCGTAGGTtggaattgaaatttttgatgTGTACgagcattttataattttagcgGTACGTGGCAGTATTGAATGAGTTTATTGTGTATGTGAAGTGTTAATTTGAGTTCATTAATCAGTAATAAATCAATTCGTGTTTCATACAGGATAAAGTTGTTGTAAAAAACTTTACAATGGCTAAAAGAACACAACCACCTTGGTCTTTGCCTTCCGGTGAAGAAAAAAGACcagttttaaatctttataatagtCTGACCCGACAGAAAGAGGAATTTGTTTGTGGTCATGGCAATCGAGTGAACTGGTATAGCTGCGGACCAACTGTGTACGACGCCTCGCACATGGGACACGCGAGGTAACTCACCCaagtactaaatatataacaacattACTCACTAAGTATAATATGATTGTTAATTCAAAGAGTACTAACACATAACTCCCGATAAAAGCATGACCAATATTGACTGTCATGCTTATTAAAGCATGTGTATGCCATGACTGCATCACATTATATAGAGGCTTTCCTTCATCGCTAATTCCAGGTCATATATATCATTTGATATTCTGAGGCGAGTTTTGACCAATTACTTTGGGTATGATGTGTTGTATGCAATGAATATAACCGACATTGATGATAAGATTATAAAGAGA comes from the Danaus plexippus chromosome 15, MEX_DaPlex, whole genome shotgun sequence genome and includes:
- the LOC116766421 gene encoding uncharacterized protein LOC116766421, with the translated sequence MALFVCKCLNVSLESDKLEDILDIGKLELSLAEQRDIFFSEKLLACPANSLKTHVVQPALIGHRIVGRFSLETCLACRQTTRALLQERNLVLLAKPLQTTQEHINNLKKSENFSPVFHLLVPEVTNEVEMKENIDTNNQYYSERNGCSPSLQVIGALKKQLNQTLESQLEAIEETVRQFKDQKYAEYEEYRVRAQRDHKILSSIINKTRTNFDNDGWNNSLDKLPSPTLQRRRLSSIKDAKKFTKYVKSNAQIPHEEDSLDAEDIFDLEGMDSCNYMASDNEDYDSDQLSNDESMAPRARPGAAAASLARSLPVRVPVVMSRREDITHEEDYEETQDIAASIKALARSVHGDVFELPRPRFSTQI
- the LOC116766230 gene encoding intraflagellar transport protein 88 homolog; its protein translation is MLGSRHGVSRQGGFKPPRTAVVIDDEDELYKGFNEVSPALDTKTLREDQVFQQTMRTANVGRQAASRMGTGMFRVGTVSVRGARTGSARPVTALRAAGYSSGKDAPRDERKEDTIEDKVKQMEAKIMILVEESCVLVARRDTDDENDSTREQNLSQALAKAQEASTLERQLIRMQEQANLGDTHNLDLTFAVLCNLADQYALNEMYTEALNTYQLLTRNKLFPHANRLKVNMGNIHFKMGEHPKALKLYRMALDQTPTAEKDLRMKVMHNIGLLLVRMGKFRDAVTNFQHIMQEQGDFQTGLHLVLCSVALDDAEGGKAAFHAMLDVEPPTYHHDIAIDDENDPYECVVRDVVRGDRLSRWSRAASALAERCLALAAAALARDEDAGGTSWCVEALRGYSGGSAGARLELGSALAALRSAAGTASTGAGSGSTGAMAAGTRALQRLKAVARAHPNDRVLRAEANADAAFVAYALGKYSEARTLSEAASRDDPYGCAARVTHALSAMAPASPAPGGVRPPSTASDPVVLAEATASLSAATHLDPTDLIALHDSALALEMAGEEKSAEARWQRIRSAATAGGTLRGLAAAGLARLARNRGDASAAEHWYGVIGSWDASVTLALAELHAEAGDPQTAQHHYQHVEAAWPGEEAALRWLARGPPSSSLPYLRRAARLQPGHPEWGLLMGECLRANGQYQEALTVYKKLNARFPDNVECLKLLVKLCGAQGLEEAAVWRRQLRGVLARAQGETRGLSAASASSAEDRGRAATDAVGDAGSETRGGRASAERAPGRAGGAGRRTEEEELPLPPE